Within the Osmerus mordax isolate fOsmMor3 chromosome 21, fOsmMor3.pri, whole genome shotgun sequence genome, the region gagaggggagagagaggtagagcagtagggagagaaagagaggggaggaggatgagaggcagagTGGACACATTGAGGCTCCTCTGCACCTAGCACAGCTACATCGTTACacagctgctctctctttctctcagactgCTCTTAAACTGgaacagcagagtgtgtgtgtactcaccctGAAGAGTTTCTGGGAATGCTTGATGAGGAAGGCCATGCCACTGTTCAGCTTCTTGAGATTCTCCTGCAAGTCGCTCGCCAtcatcttttacacacacacacacacacacacacacacacacacacacacacacacacacacacacacacacacacacacacacacacacacacacacacacacacacacacacacacacacacacacacacacacacacacacacacacacacacacacacacacacacacacacacacacacacacacacacacacacacacacacacacacacctttggttAAACATGCAATCTAGATACTGTATGCATTcttccttccccttccccttcccctccccctctcctctccaccccctcctcccctcctcctcctctccacccccttctcccctcctctcccccccccccctcctcatcctcctctcctctcctctcctccacccccccccccccctcctcctacatgTCTGGGCCAGAGGACGTGTGGGGCGAACATGAGCGCCAGGTTGTGGGCGGACATCTTGTTCCTGTCCTGCTGCCGGGCCGTGTGGTAGAGGAGGTCCAGGAGGAGGCGCAGGAGGGTGCGGCTGGCCGgcgggaggagcagcaggagcagctGCAGGGCCTCCATCTGACGCTCCTTGTCCGGGACGCTCGTTTTGTTGCCCTGCTCGTCAAACAGGGTCATATCTGGAGGGACGGGGTTAAGGGGAGTAGTATTTAATTATTGTTGAAGTAAATGAAGATGATCTTTAGTTGTATTGTATTTAGTTGTGGTGTTTCaagtgaggtgagggtgtgtgtgtttgtgtcgacCTAATatcttgaggtgtgtgtgtcaacctgctatcttcaggtgtgtgtgtgtcaacctgctatcttcagatgtgtgtgtgtgtgtgtatgtgtcaaccTGCTatcttcaggtgtgtgtgtcaacctgctatcttcagatgtgtgtgtgtgtcaacctgctatcttcagatgtgtgtgtgtttgtcaaccTGCTatcttcagatgtgtgtgtgtgtgtgtgtcaacctgctatcttcagatgtgtgtgtgtgtttgtcaaccTGCTatcttcaggtgtgtgtgtgtgtgtgtacctgctatcttcagatgagtgtgtgtgtgtgtgtacctgctatcttcaggtgagcgtgtgtgtgtgtgtgtacctgctatcttcagatgagtgtgtgtgtgtgtgtgtgtgtgtgtgtgtgtgtgtgtgtgtgtgtgtgtgtgtgtgtgtgtgtgtgtgtgtgtgtgtgtgtacctgctatcTTCAGGTGAGCGTGGAAGTGTCTGTGAGTGAGCAGGGGCTCAGGCAGCTCTCCCAGGAAGCTCTTCAGCAGCGTGGCCACGTCGTTAGGGTGGAAGTCTCCGGAAGCCAGGTCCAGCTCCGCCCCGCCGTCCAGCTGCTCCCTCAGGGCCTGCTGCCGCACGCTGTTCCCCGGCACGCGGAACAGGCCCTCCACGTGGAGGTctgggagggggcggagccgtCAATCACCCACATGACATTGGAATGTTATGTTTCTTTTGGCAGACGCTAACCCAAATCATGGTATAGGGAGGGGGGCTGAacgtggagtcaggtggctgagcggttagggagtcgggctagtaattagaaggttgccagttcgattcccggccgtgcaaaatgacgttgtgtccttgggcaaggcactgcaccctacttgcctcagggggaatgtccctgtacttactgtaagtcgctctggataagagcgtctgctaaatgactaaatgtaaatgtaatgtaaatgaaagtGGGTCGTGAACTCCCTTGGCCGAGAGACGTCTGTCCCTGGGAGGTCACTTCTCTCGTGGGTTTTTGGATTGGGATGAGGTACGGGATGAGGGGCTGCATGAGGTACTCACTCTGGCTGAGGTACTGGATGAGCTGGTAGACCTGGGCGATGCTGGACTCTGTCAGAGGGCTCCCGAACACAAGGCCTTTATCTGGGACAGACACAGCACAGCGTCTACACCTGGGGTctacacctggtcacacacctggggtctacacctggtcacacacctggggtctacacctggtcacacacctggggtctacacctggtcacacacctggggtctacacatggtcacacacctggggtctacacctggtcacacacctggGGTCTACACCTGGGGTctacacctggtcacacacctggGGTCTACACCTGGGGTctacacctggtcacacacctggggtctacacctggtcacacacctggGGTCTACACCTGATCACACACCTGGCTAGGGGTAagacaccctccatctctcccgggCCTGACCCCTCACCTTTGCGCTTCAGGAAGTTGAGGGAGCGGAAGAATCCGCCTGCACTTCCTGTCCCGGCGCTGGTGGGCGTCGtaggcccctcccccccgaggagcagggagaactcCGCCCCCGGGAGGTCGATGAGGCGGGTGACGTTGCTAAGCACCAGCTCCAGGAAGACATCTGGCTTCTCGTGGCGAAGCTTTTCCACAAAGAAGTCTGGGTTGAATATGACAGGCGTTCGACTAGCGGAGCGAGAGCCGCGGGCCTCCTGCTGGCTGACCACAACGTTGCACACCGTCCCCCTGGCAACACACATAAagagccacacacagacacaaacacagagagagagagagaccatgatgGAGGTTGATGAAGCAGGCAGAGATACAGACACTTAAAGCTCGAGCCTAGTTTGACCCAGTATTAGCAGAATTGACCGTCCTCATAGGAACACAAACTTGTCGCATAACAAGAGAAATGCCCTGAGGTCATAGGACGAAATTAGGGCTTTTCAGTCGCAGACAGACAGTGCTACTCAACACACAGCTATTATTTCATCAACTCCGCCCATATGATACAAAGTACAGTAGCTGACAAAGTCAGGCAACAAAAACATTAGGCAGCGTTCTTAATCTCTTACCTAGCCTACAGTACGTAGAAGAAGCCACTTAGCTAgagtagctagcctagctatctgATCAGCCGTTTAGTTCCTCTTTCAAGAAACAGCACGTAACTCCGGTTTGTTTAAATACAACAGTTGGCTAGCTGGCTCGGTTGCATAATTTTAGAAACGGTCAAATGGTAGCGCAAACTGAATGAAAAATCGAATTAGCTAGACTAGTAGCGCTACTGTAACAATTCAACTGTCTGTTTAGACTGTTTGTATTCGTGACGGCCACTTGCACTAAGTTAACTACTGTAGCAAGCTAAAGAATTTACGGACTACAGTAGAAAGTACTAGTCTACACATATCAATCAGTGCGTACTTAAAGTATTTCAAATGGCATCTAACGTTTAAAATGAAATATTTCATGTTTTCTTGCCTTCTATTTTGTGTACTTTCGTCCATCTCTTTATCCGCAGCCATCCTCCTTCCGTTTGAATCCTCCGCTTGTCACTTGTAGCCACGCCTACCTTGTAGTCAATTGGTCGGTTATCAAAACATAGGCGGGGCATAAGATGCAGATGTATGTTCTCTTTTCCGATAGGTTTGTTTGAATTTTTTTAAGCAATTTTATCAACCAAGAGTAAGCATGCGCGTTGTTGTTCCTTGGGTGACACGTCTTGGCTTTTTATATTTGTGTTTATTAAAAACCAAAAGATAACCCTCTTTATCCTCGGGCTGCTCTGTGAGCAAACCGCGTGTACTTCTTGAAAGGATATTTGTAGTGAAATTTTGTTCGAATAAAACACGAAGGAGTTATTGCGGTAATCATCTAAAAGAAATGAACATTTCCATTAAAAGACAGACAAGAGACAATCATGGATGTTTGCATTGAGGAAAATCGCATTAGTCAACACCTTCACAATCACAATTAAATAAATCTACAGCGGTCAATAAAACAAAGATGGCGACCAGGAagtgcaaaaatcgaggcttcaAAACGGGATTTCACAAACCAAAGGGTGACGTCACGATGACTACGtccattatatttacatttagcagacgctcttatccagagtgacttacagtaagtacagggacattccccctgaggcaagtagggtgaagtgccttgcccaaggacacaacgtcatttcgcacgaccgggaatcgaactggcaaccttcagattactagcctgattccctaaccgctcagccacctgactccttatgtATGTTCTATGATGCCTCCACTGGGGTGGGGGCAGCCATGGTTAGAGACTGGCTGTCTTACACACTTTCaatacctctctccttctctctctctttatctctctccctctctgtcgccccctctctctccccctccctctccccctctttacctctgtccctctccctttccctcactctttctctctctccacatcccccTGCCATTCCACTCGTTTTAGTACACAACACTTAGTTGTAAACTAAAATAAACAACTTGTTCAACTTTTGCTGTCAGTGTAAGTAAATGTCTTAAAGAGGAAGTAAAGCGTGCATGTTGTCCTTTTTAAGCAAGTCTTCCTCCGGCTACTTAGAACCATGAACCACAGACTTCACACTCACTGTTCAGAACAACACACTGCCAGCAAGTCCACCaaccccactcctcccttcctctctgtaaGTACCATCGACGTGAACGCGTCTTAAAAACACAATTGTCTTCATTGTTTTTGTAACATTTAGATAATGTTTTTATGTAGTGTAAGGTTTAAACACATCTTAGGTAGCAGTAAACGCCAGTGTTGTTTAATGCTGTATTCTGTTAAACTATAATTGCATAAAGCTTCTGTGTAGAACATTTTAATTAGCTTGTTAGGGACCAAGAGAGCCAATAGCAAATTCCTAAATTGAGAAAATACTAAGTCCTAGCCCCTCCTCCAGAGTCCTGTACAAGTATTCAGTTATTAGTGTGTATTCTGTATTATAGGAACACCAGTACAAGTATTCAGTTATTAGTGTGATTTGTTGACCTCTGTTGTGTCTGTCAGACTGCAGGGTGGTGATGCAGCTATGGAGTTGAGAactacaggaagtgtgtttgtggtcttcctctgctctgtggCGGGTATCTATGATCTCCTTTATGGTTATTTATAATCAAAATTTCTCTACTATGAATCCATATTACAAGTCAATCTACGTGTAACCAGGGTGATTTGGAGAACACGCTTATGTGATGAGTCTCCTTGTTTCACACCTGAACACCTATGCTGTTAACCTCAGGCTTTAGCTTAGTGGACTAAGACTGAGGTTGGGTTAGTTAAAATTGTCTTAATTTCCCACCTGACTATTCCAGGTAGATAGTGTACTGTATTTAACACTACTACAGTACTTTACTTCCTGATGACATTCTGTGGATTAAAACATACTAAGTGTTCTGGTATTGATGATACTGCACGGTCTGCTGGGTGTGACATCACTGATGTTTCAACACCTCGCTGACTGACATGTCTGTGGTTCCTTTCTGCTAAACTCAGCTACTTCTGCAAGTCAAGAGCACAGAATCACACTTTTAGGACACtactggtcatgtgactgactgacagggttGACTGACTAGTCATGGCTAGTCTTGTCTGCGTGTTTGACGAGACAGTGCTAGCCCACTGAGCTAAAGCCTTGTCTTGACCTGAGGGAGCTGACCCAAGTCTCCAGGTCTCATGCAAGGTTGCACACTGAACCACCTCTACTAGCGCTGCATGTGAGCCAGTAGTTTTGTGCTTCCTCTAATGTGCtggtgatgtgtgactgtgttgcaGTGGTGCTGGGTCAGGACTGGGGAGTGACTTACACCCTCCAGAGTGTCTGTGCCTTGAGAGGCTCATCAGTGGACCTGTCCTGCTCCTATACTTACCCCAGTGATCTCACAGTCACTACAACATTCTGGTTTACCACATGGAAGACTGGTGAAGGTGCACAGGACCTGAGTCTGGACCCAGAGTATACAGGTCGTGTGCAGTACTGTGGGGATAACAGTAGTGAAGCAACCCTGACGATcacagacctgagagagagagacgctgcTGTGTACAAGTTCAGGATTATTACAGACAAAACAGGGAAATGGGAGGGCAAACCAGGAGTCACTCTCTCTGTTACAGGTACAGTTATACTCACTGTGTTGCTCTAATGTCTGTGTCTATTCTGAATGTAACTGTTTAGTTATTTTAAAACATTAACATAGATCCTTTATCAACCTCCTACAGTCTGTCCCAGCTGTCTACAACACCTTTATTCCTGGTGTGGTCTAACTGCATCTGATCTAAGTGTGGAGCTCAGAAGCCAACAGTAGCTGGAGTGTGTCACTCACTAGTCTCTGCTGTCACTGACAGGGGTGGTGCTGAACATTGTTCTGTACTGAGACTGACCTTGTGACCTGAGGACAGGGCTTGTATCACTGTTAGATGACTGCTGTTGTTTCTGACCCCAGGTCTTCAGGTGGAGGTGACTCCGTCCACAGTGACGGAGGGACAGAACGTGACCCTGACTTGTAACTCCACCTGTCCTCTGACTGGTAACTCCTCCTACATCTGGTACAAGAACAACCAAACCAGGCCAGAGACCCAACAGAAGCTCCTGTACCTGGGCCCAGTCAGCAGTGAGGATGCTGGCATATACTCCTGTGCTGTGACAGAACACCAGCATCTCCGCTCTCCTGAAGAGACTCTCAATGTTACATGTAAGACTCAGACTCCCACAGTTTATAAATGACCTCAGTCAACACTGTCTTCTAACTTCAAGCTGTTCTTCTCTTTATTGCCCCAGATAAGCCAAGGAATCTATCAGTGTCAGTCAGTCCCTCTGGTGAAGTAGTGGAGGGCAGTTCAGTGACTCTGACCTGCAGCAGTGATGCTAACCCACCAGTGCAGACATACACCTGGTACCAGGAGAACATCACCTCATCTAAATCATCTGGACAGAGCTACACCATCACTAACATCAGCTCTGAGGACAGTGGAGGATACTACTGTCAGGCTGGGAATACAGTAGGAGCTACAAACTCCTCTGTTGTAATGATCCCTCTGATTATTAGAACAGGTAGGAAAatgatataaataaatacatattcacCATGGTTTACTACATTCTAAAGGTTTTTGTCACCATGTGATGTACAGTGCAGGCCTGGTTTCCCCTGTTGTGTTGTTCAGGGATCTCAACAGCtcaggctgcagcagcaggaaccacagtctctgttctcctggccgtcatcctcctctctgcctgcctcctctgcaggtgaggaagggactttaaatgtaatgttgtaCTGGGTATAGCAGTATGTACTACTAAACAATACAACTGTTGAGTTTGGTTTCCTCCTTATTACAAATCTGTATTTGTTTAGATGTACTTTCACCATGCAAAGGTAGTACAGTGATAGATTTTTCTTTTCCATTTATTTACAGGAGAAAGAAGGCTTCCAAACCTTCTACTGATCCCAGGCCCTCGGTAGACaatggacaggtgtgtgtgtgtttgtgcatgtgtgtgtgtgtgtgtgtgtgtagcttctgGGATTAGAGAAAGGCAAGAGGTTGGACTACTTTGTGTATGATGCTTGTatttctctttctacctcctctctcctccagggggaCTCTGGTCCTGTGTATGACAACGTCTCAGCCACAATCCTGAACCCTGTCCCtgctgtccagacacacacacacacagacacacacacagacacacacacagacacacacaccaacacagacacaggccagCAGGATGACGTCCACTATGCCAGCGTCAACTTCTCTCGCTCCAAGACCCAGGACGTCCCCCTCTACTCCACCATCCAATCAGTGCAGCCccagaaccaggaagaggaTGTGCAGTACGCTGCTGTGCAGTTCAACCGGCCCAATCCTGCCCCCCGGTGAGCACGTCATTACATCAGATAGGTTTCCAAACACGGTTGGTCTGTCCGGAATCAAACACAATCCTGCCCCCTGAGACCACATCCTGTCATAACAACAAAGTAAATCAGACAATTAATTTGTAATGTAACATATCCAATGGaagacgctttcatccacagTGATGCACAgccaggggggatttgaacttggGGCGTTGTAGTCTGCAGTCGTCTTCAGAGCACCTCGCTATACCCTCCTGACACATAAGGATTCAAACTCTGTGTTAAATGTTGAACCTAATGGTGTTGACGCTCCTTGTTGTCTGTGTTCAGAGTCGCTGTTCAGACCACCGAGGATCCCTCTGCTCTCTACAGCACCGTCACCAAACCCAAGCGCTGACATCACTCAAATATGCTCAAACTGCATGAAgacaaagcaacacacacacaatacgacCATACAATCTTTAAAATCAAAAACGTGTTAGGATGGTTTCTGGGGACTGTTTATGCTATCTATTTTGTATTTTTGAGTTTTACTGATTtacaaacatttgtattttcttaAATAACATTTAGTTGTTTCCAGTTTTTTCAGTTAGTTTCTTTTTCttcatattttttttcctcATCGCCTCCACACCACCCTGCTGTCATGGTAACAATGTTGGGTGCAGGAAAAGTCCTGTTTAAGGCAAAATACAACAAAAGCTTCTCTTTAGTTACGTTTTGTATTTACTGTAGCTCACATTTCTGTTGTCCCTGTTAGGGGAGGTCAGAATAGTCCTGTTTGCTTTAGTGGACAGAGATCTTGAAATACATTGAATTAATTATTTTATAGTGTTGTCTTATCTTGATTTAGAAACATAATGTTTATTGTGCTTAGATCATGCTTGGATTCTGTGTCTTATAGATGTTTTCATGATAGAGTATTTTTGGTGTTATGGTGAAGTTAATAACAGTTTATTTTGTTAGTTTATGTTTAGTTGGAGTTATCTGTTTTAGACTGTTGACTAGACTGTAACAACAGGGATTTTTTGTCATGAACTTAATTAATAGATTAATCAACGAGTTGATCTGTTAATCGATTTATGTATTTAGTATATTGACCGAATTTGTTTGGATTAGTCTCATCTGATACTCAGCCTGCAGACTGCAGAAGACGTATGTCATCAGTTTTCAGATATATTCTGTGTCTTCAGGGTTGatgttagtcatttagcattatTTTATTCCCTCAGATGCACTCGTAGAGTATTTCTCCAGTCCTCTGCTGTTGTTGTGGGCCTGAGAGGACATGCAGAAGCACAAACATTTATGTTGCTGATGTTTTGGAGGACACTGTTCTGGTTGACACTGCTACCATTTTTATTTAACAttggaaaataaaatactgtAATTTTAATTGATGGATTGATTGATCAAGTGAGTTTAATTCAGCTGGCCATTCAGTTTGTCATTACAAGGCAGCTTGAAAACCTTTAAAGTTTACAAGATTTACTTAAGCTCATTTATTGTTGCTGTCTATAATAGAATAAGGTAATACCATTGTTCTAACTTTCATAAGATATACTTGTGTGATGCTGTTTGAATACAATGTTCTTTTAATAAAGTTTGattctgtgtgagagagcctcTGTCTTCTTCCTACAGTTTAACACAGGAGCTCGTTAGAGTGGATAACAGGTGGGACAGGTGAtgagtgtagctcagtggtgcACGGACCTCTGGGTGTGAGGCTGTAATGTCTCCAGTCCGCCAGCAGGGAGAGCTCTAGGACAGGAGGATGCTCCACTAGGGGGGTGCGGAGCAGCCATGGTTAGACACATGCAGTGTTAGACGTGGCCTACAGGGGGCAGAACAGCATCCTCCTGGTTAGACAGCAGTCTGGGGGCttgtctctgctctctgtgtttcaGCCACTGACCAcacctctctgttctgtctctctgtttcccctctcacacacacactctttctctctgtttatctctctttctcccctcatctctcaatctgtccctctctccaacctgtatgtgtgtgtgtgatataccCTGTTTTAAACTATCAACCACAGTTTGGGCAGCAAGTAAACGTAGCACTTGACTTTTGGGATTATAAAAGACTAAAGATATTAGATAGCCTTGAATGAGGAAATGGAAAACCGTCTTGACAGCATAACGGTCATTCTTGTACAACATGTAAATGTCCTGAAGAGGAAGGAAGCCGTACTCTGAGCTTCTTTACTGTTTATTCTGAGAACTTAGAACCATCAACCACAGACTTCACACTCACTGTTCAGAACAACACACTGCCAGCAAGTCCACCaaccccactcctcccttcctctccgtaAGTTCCATTGACGTGAACGCGTCTTAAAAACACAATTGTCTTCATAGTTTTTGCATTATTTCATATGTATTAATTAAGGTTTAATTAACGTTTAAATATGTCTTAATTTTGCGGTAAATAGCTGTGTTTGATGTTTTATTCTGTTAACACGAGGCTTGCTATAAATAGGAAGataatacatactgtatactggTTATAT harbors:
- the arhgap19 gene encoding rho GTPase-activating protein 19, with protein sequence MAADKEMDESTQNRRGTVCNVVVSQQEARGSRSASRTPVIFNPDFFVEKLRHEKPDVFLELVLSNVTRLIDLPGAEFSLLLGGEGPTTPTSAGTGSAGGFFRSLNFLKRKDKGLVFGSPLTESSIAQVYQLIQYLSQNLHVEGLFRVPGNSVRQQALREQLDGGAELDLASGDFHPNDVATLLKSFLGELPEPLLTHRHFHAHLKIADMTLFDEQGNKTSVPDKERQMEALQLLLLLLPPASRTLLRLLLDLLYHTARQQDRNKMSAHNLALMFAPHVLWPRHMMASDLQENLKKLNSGMAFLIKHSQKLFRAPVYIRDHARMLFTGSTVLQTKDDLDLLVLSGSPVRLGLPLKRPAGLLSGSDQPVQKQHSSPTHDHNQNCTPPQNLHHTEEALKDLFRHVHDNMPDSAKKKKLIRQLAKQTTPGTPTGHHQTPPGPGKKHPRSRSFGGLIKRRVRGDQPTAERKLRHVSPVTVVSAMGKFGKENVVLQSVNSPLRSAPPLPGKSCDLASNRKKVLRGSKMVTSPAQEAL